CACATTTCTTCACCACGGCCAAGGGGTGCTCCGTGCACAGTCTATGGATGACACCTTCGATGGCGTCTTGGTCACCTTCGAGGACCGCCTCCACCGACCCGTCAGGTAGGTTCCTGACCCATCCACAGACCCCTGCCGAGATCGCATAACGTCTGGTGTAGGCGCGGAACGACACGCCCTGAACCGTTCCCTCGAATCGGGCCTTTGCTCTTACAGGCATTGCTCCCATGATGGCAGGGTTGTATGTAAATTCCTTTCCTGTGTCGAGGGAATCAACTTTCGAGGTGTGAGGGACCGTCCTGAATCATAGGTACGAGCGTCTCAAAGCTCATGCGGCGATGAATTTGATCGGACCGGGGAGCGTCTACGCCAGTCGGCTGTCTGACACTGGCAGCACATGCTTATAAGCTTTTTTATTGAGTGCGATAATTATAAAGTTCTGGGTCAATGTATTAATAGTTAAAATCACCATTTCGCTTAGTAGGGATGCACTATGAAATCTTTGGTCGAAGAAGCGTTAGCTAGAGAAAGCGCTGCGGCTACACCGTTCGGGCCAACGGTCGGGTCGTCTAGGACTATCGGTCAACAATCAAGCTCTGCCGACGCGGAACTGTTAGATCTGCTGCAGAAGTTGAAAACAAATATCAAGATCATCGGCTGCGGTGGTGGGGGTTCCAACACCATCAACCGCATCGCTCAGGAAGGAATATCCGGAGCTGAGCTGTACGCTGCCAACACCGATGCCCAGCATCTTCTGGCCGTCCGGGCTCCGCACAAGATACTTCTGGGAAGGCGCTCCACCCGCGGTCTAGGCGCAGGCGCGCTTCCGAAGGTAGGTGAGGAGTCGGCAATGGAGGCGGAGGAGGAGCTCCGCAAGGCGCTACTT
Above is a window of Methanomassiliicoccus sp. DNA encoding:
- a CDS encoding acylphosphatase, with translation MGAMPVRAKARFEGTVQGVSFRAYTRRYAISAGVCGWVRNLPDGSVEAVLEGDQDAIEGVIHRLCTEHPLAVVKKCDVRWEKPTGEFDSFSIRH